In Arsenicicoccus sp. oral taxon 190, the following are encoded in one genomic region:
- the nrdR gene encoding transcriptional regulator NrdR, with product MHCPFCRNTDSRVIDSRTTDDGSAIRRRRQCPACQRRFTTVESASLTVIKRSGASEPFSRAKIQDGVSKACQGRPVNEDDLARLAQRVEESIRSQGHAEIDAHEVGLAILGPLRELDEVAYLRFASVYQAFESLEDFEAAIAVLRAEREPTGHEPTPTRPPSTS from the coding sequence GTGCACTGCCCGTTCTGCCGCAATACCGACAGCCGCGTCATCGACAGCCGCACCACGGACGACGGCTCCGCCATCCGTCGCCGCCGTCAGTGCCCCGCCTGCCAGCGGCGGTTCACCACGGTGGAGTCTGCCAGCCTGACGGTCATCAAGCGGTCGGGGGCCAGCGAGCCCTTCAGCCGCGCGAAGATCCAGGACGGCGTGAGCAAGGCCTGCCAGGGGCGCCCGGTCAACGAGGACGACCTCGCCCGCCTGGCGCAGCGCGTGGAGGAGTCCATCCGGTCCCAGGGTCACGCCGAGATCGACGCCCACGAGGTGGGGCTGGCGATCCTCGGGCCGCTCCGCGAGCTCGACGAGGTCGCCTACCTGCGGTTCGCCAGCGTCTACCAGGCCTTCGAGTCGCTCGAGGACTTCGAGGCGGCGATCGCGGTGCTGCGCGCCGAGCGTGAGCCGACCGGCCACGAACCCACCCCGACCCGTCCACCCAGCACGTCCTAG